The Pandoraea vervacti DNA window CGGGCCCGGGCCGCTCGCCCGTCTGCTCGGCCCGGCCGGGGGCGAAGCCGCACTGGCGACGGGCTGGCCAACGCTCACGCCGTCGGCTCTGGCGGCTTCGACATTGCCGACGGCAACGCCCACTCCGTCAGCCGCCCCGACCGCCCAGTCCGGCACACCGGCGCAGCTCGGAACGACGGACGGCGCCGATGGCGGACTTCGGGCAAGCGCGAACCTTCCGAATACCGCAAATGCACTGGCCCATGCGGCGAGCGTGGCGCATACGACGAGCAACGTGCTGCCGTCCGGTCATGACGGCGGCGACGGCTCGCTGGCGGCAGGCGGGACAGCAACGGCGGCGCAGCCGCATGGCGCCGCCGCTGCGATGGCGGCCGTGGCGAACACCCCGGCGGAGAGCGTGACGCTGGTGCGTCAGCAGCTCGACATGCTCGTCAATCCCCAGTTTCAGTGGAACGGCATGGCGTGGCCCGGTGCACCCATGGAGTGGCAGGTCGAGGAACGCCCCGGGCAGCCGGCCCCGGGAGAGGCTGCGGCGCCAACGACCTGGCATACGCATTTGCGTTTGACCCTGCCGTCGCTGGGCACTGTCGACGTCACGCTCGGCTTGTCGGGGCAGCAATTGCAGGCCCGTTTGCTGGCCGACTCGACCGACGCCACGCAAGCGCTGTCCAACGAGGGCGAGGATTTGCGTCAGCGGCTGGCGGCGGTCGGCCTCATTGCGAGTCAGTTGTCGTTCGGTGCGCTGGGTTCGCTGGATGAAGGAGGCGCCTTCGCAGGCGCCGCCCCGATGCCGCAGGTCGGGAGCGAGGGTGCGCTAAATTCACCCTCGTCCGACACCGAGACTGCCGAACTGCCCGCGCCTGTGAATGGACCCACGCCGACGACCGGGGGTGACGCATGACGTTGCCACCGGAGCGCCGCACGGCGGTCGCATTGGCCTATGGCGCGAAGGACTCGGCGCCTCGCGTAGTGGCCAAGGGTTACGGCCTGCTCGCCGAGACTATCGTGCGCACCGCGCGCGAGCATGGCCTGTACGTGCACGAGTCGCCGGAACTGGTGAGTCTGCTGATGCAGGTCGATCTCGACCAGCGCATTCCGGCGCAGTTGTATCAGGCGGTCGCCGAACTGCTGGCCTGGCTTTACAAACTCGAAGCGGGTCGCGGCGGCAACCCGCCACCACTGCCGCCGGGCATCGTTGCACCGGAAGCGCCGACCGACGCCGCCGGCCCCGCCACCCCTCCCTCCCCAACGCCGTCCGCCTGACACCGCAGACGCTAGGTCATGCAATGCACGCGAGACGCGTGTATCGCGTGAACCGTCCGATTTCCGTGATTGGTCGTTCGCTCGCCTGATTCGTCGGAAGCCCACCATTGAAAGTATCTGCGGCGGTTCTCGCGGCGACGCATCCGCTCGCCTCGCGCACGAAGCAAGGGATGCCAATAGCATGTCTTCTTTCGCCACGTGTTGCAGCGTACATCCGCGCACGTCCCTTGCTTACCCTTTCGATCTCGTCAAAAAATGGACGGAAAACTAAGCCCATTCAATCCCGGCGCAGGCACTGTGCCTCCGGTCCTATCCGGACGCAATGACACACGAGAGGAAGTGCGAATCTGCATCGATCGGCTTCTAAACGGACGTCACGCCAACGGGCAATTGCTCGTTGGCCTCCGAGGCGTGGGTAAGACAGTACTTCTTGAGCGGTTGCTATATGACGCTGAGCAGCAAGGCGCGATTACGGTTCATCTCGAAGCCCCGGAGGTGAAGTCGCTGCCGGCCTCCATCGCACCCGCCATACGAATCGCTTTACTACGTATAAACCAAGTTCAAATGGCGAAAGACGCGGTAGTTCGCGGACTGCGCGCACTTTCCGGCTTCGTCGCCGGACTGAGAGTCAAATATGGCGACATTGAGGTGGGTCTGGATTACCCGCCGGAGCCGGGGCTGGCAGATTGTGGCGACCTTGAGCTTGACCTGTGCACCCTCCTTGTCGAGGCCGGACGTGCGGCGCGTTTGGCGCGCACTGCCCTCGTGATCTTCATTGACGAGTTCCAGGGGATGCCCCAGCAGCAGTTGTCGTCACTGCTTTACGCGCTTCATCGTTGTACTCAGCATCAATTGCCCATCATGCTTGTCGCCGCTGGTTTGCCGCCGTTGATCAAGAAAGTCGGCGACGCCAAGTCTTACGCGGAACGCATGTTCGAGATTCACGACATCGGCCCGCTCGCCGACATCGATGCCCGGAACGCCATCGCAATCCCCGCCGAGCGGGAAGGCGTCCTGATTTCATCTGACGCACTGGACGAAATCGTTGCACAGACCGGTGCCTATCCGTACTTCCTTCAGCAATGGGGGAAGCTTGCATGGAGGGCCGCCAACGAAAGCCCGATTACGTATGAGCACGTCAGACAGATATCGACTTCTGCGATTGAGGCGCTGGACAAGAATTTCTACCGACTTCGCTTCCAACGTCTGACATTCCTGGAGCGGCGCTATCTACGTGTTATGGCAGAAATTGGGGCGGGCCCTCACGACGTGAACACCGTTGCGAAGCAGTTCGGTGAACCAGCGGAGGTCACGGAACCCATCCGGGAAGCATTGGTGGCCAAGGGCATGCTCCACGAGTCACTGATTGGAGAAACGGAATTCAGCGTGCCGCGCTTCCATGAATTTCTGAAGCGAATCATGCCTGAGTTGACGCCAGCGGACGCGGCCTAGTGGATTCACGCAGCGCACCAAACACAGCAGGTACAAAAAAGGTTCATCGTGGAAAACCGTGGAGGTTTTCAAGGCAATTGATAATCTGACGCCAATAGAGACGGTGTTCGGAGGAGCAATTGCTAGATCGAAAAGCGCTGGAAGCCCTCGGTTGCTGGACGGGATACCGAGTTGAGCGAGTGGAGTGGCCTTCGCAGGACAGTCGGACACTGTCGTTGTATCTGAAGCCATTAAGCCGAGTGATGCTGTGCGAGCAATGCGGCAAGCGTTGCTCGCAGATCCACGAGACGACGGTGCGCCGGGTTCGGGATCTTCCCTTGTTTGAATATCGAGTGGTGCTGCATGTGCCGCGTCGTCGGCTTTGGTGCGAGCACTGTGGTGGCCCGAGGCTGGAGAAATTGGACTGGCTCGGGCGCTACCAACGGGTCACAGCGCGCTTTGCCAAGGCCTGTGAAATTCTGCTCAAGTCGACCAATGTCCAGGCCGTTGCAGCGTTCTACGGTTTGGATTGGCATACCGTTAAAGCGATCGACAAAGCGAGTTTGCGAGCAAGCATCGCCGAGCCGGATTGGACACAGGTTCGATATTTGGCGATGGACGAATTCGCTCTGCACAAGGGCCACCGTTACGCCACGGTGGTGGTCGAGCCGCTCAGTCGGCAGGTGCTATGGATTGGGAATGGCCGTTCGCGTGAAACTGCCCGAGCCTTCTTTGACCAGCTTCCCGAGGGCGTTGCAGAGCATATCGAGGCTGTTGCCATCGATATGACAACGGCCTACGAGTTGGAAATCAAGGCGAACTGCCCGCAAGCCGAAATCGTCTACGACTTGTTCCATGTCGTTGCCAAATACGGACGCGAAGTGATCGACCGGGTCCGAGTCGATCAGGCCAACCGACTCCGAGATGACCGGCCAGCACGCAAAGTCCTCAAATCAAGCCGCTGGCTGCTCTTACGCAATCAAAAGAATCTACGGCCGGAACAGTCCGTGCACCTGAGTGAGCTGCTGCAAGCCAACCAGCCTCTGTTGTGCGTCTATTTGCTACGAGACGAACTCAAGCGACTGTGGTTCTACCGAAAGCCAGCTTGGGCGCAAAAGGCATGGGAGCAGTGGATTACTCAAGCCAACGACAGCGGTATCGCTGCGCTGAAACTATTTGCGCAGCGCCTGCAAGGCTATTGGCACGGCATCCTGGCCCGCTGCCGACACCCACTTAACACCAGCGTCGTTGAAGGCATCAACAACACCATCAAGGTCATCAAGCGCCGGGCATACGGCTACCGTGACGAGGAATATTTCTTCCTCAAAATCCGCGCAGCTTTCCCCGGCAATCCACGATGAACCACAAAAAAGCCCCGTCGTCGGACGGGGCTTCTCGCAGAACCGATGCAGTCGACGAACGACTCGGCATCAGACCTGCATATTCATCACGGTGGTGTAGGCCGAAACGAGCTTGTTGCGCACCTGAACACTCATCTGGAAGCCGATGTTGGCTTTCTGCAGGTCGACCATGACATCGTTGAGCGCCACTCCCGGCTCGCCCATTTCGAACGCGCGGGCCTGTGCTTCCGCACCGTTTTGCGACGCCGATACACGCTTGAGCGACGCTTCGAGTTCGGCGGCGAACCCGCCTGTCTTCGACATGGCGCCCGCGCCGGCACTGGTCGTGCCAATGATCGAGCCCGCCGCCTGCGCCGCAACGCCGCCCAGCTTTTGCAGTACCGATTCGATTCCCGGAATGGCCATGATGCTTGTCCTTGCTCGTGTCGATGACGCCACCGGCCCCCTATGCATTCGCACGAGGCACGCCGGTTTGCCTTTTATCAGTCACGTCGGAGCTTACCACCGCCTGACAAGCCCTCAATAGCCTAATTAACGGTAAAAGACCCGCCTAATCCTCGAAACGATTCCACATTCGCCAACGAATAATCAGGACCATCGGCATCGTGCGCACCATGACCGAGTGTCTTACCAATCCTTAATACCCCAAGGATGCGCGCACGACGCCACGCGTATCCGGAGAATTCTGTCGCATGTTAGTGAGCACTTCCACCGCGATGACCGTCATGTCAATGCCTCTGGCGTGGAGCCGCGCATGAATGCCGCCACCCAGACGGCTGACGTCGCCGCCAAGCCGCCCCTGCTCGCGCAGTTGCGCTCCCGCGAGCGCCTGCCATTGCTCATTGGCGGCGCGGCCATCGTCGCATTGCTGATCGCCGTCTTCCTGTGGAGCCGCGCCCCCGATTACAAGGTGCTGTACAGCAACCTGGGCGATCGCGATGGTGGCGCCATCATCACCTCGCTCCAGCAGATGAACGTGCCGTACAAGTTCGCCGAGGGCGGCGGCGCCATTCTGGTGCCCGCCGAACAGGTGCACGACGTGCGTCTGCGTCTGGCGTCCCAAGGCCTGCCCAAGGGCGGTCTGGTCGGCTTCGAACTGATGGACAACCAGAAGTTCGGCATCAGCCAGTTCGCCGAACAGGTCAACTACCAGCGCGCCCTCGAAGGGGAACTCGCGCGCTCGGTCGAATCGCTCTCCGCCGTGCAGGCCGCACGCGTGCATCTGGCCATTCCGAAGCCCTCGGTGTTCGTGCGCGAACAGCAAAAGCCGAGCGCCTCGGTGCTCGTCACGCTCTATCCGGGCCGCGTGCTCGATGACGCACAGGTCAGCGCCATCGTGCATATGGTCGCGTCGAGCGTGCCGGAGCTGCCGGTCAAGAACGTGACCGTCCTCGATCAGAACGGCAATCTGCTCTCCGCCCAAAGCGGCAATGCCCTGGGGCTCGACGCCAGCCAGCTCAAATACGTTCGCGAGCTCGAACAGTCGTACGCACGCCGCATCGAAGCGATCCTGAATCCGATCGTCGGCCCCGGTAACGTGCACGCGCAGGTGACGGCCGACGTGGATTTCAACCAGGTCGAACAGACCTCGGAGAACTACAAGCCGAACGCGGGCGAGCAGGCGGTGCGCAGCCAGCAAAGCAGCGAAGCGTCGCAGATCGGCGCCAACGCCGCAGGCGGCGTGCCGGGCGCGCTGTCGAACCAGCCGCCGGGACAGGCCACCGCGCCGATCACGCAGCAGCAGCAGTTCGCCCAGCAAGGCGCCGCGACGCCGGGGGCGGCGAGCGCACCGCAAGGTCCGCGCAGCGATCGCAAGGACGCCACGGTCAACTACGAAGTCGATCGCACGATCCGCCACGTGCAGCAAGCCACCGGTGGCCTCAAGCGCCTGTCGGCAGCCATTGTCGTGAACTATCGTCCTGGCACCGACGCGAAGGGCAAGCCCGCCATGGTGGCGCTCACGCAGGCGCAACTCGACCAGATTCAGAACCTGTCCAAGGAAGCCATCGGCTTCTCCGGGCAGCGCGGCGACACGATCAACATCGTCAACAGCGCGTTCACAGTCGAAACCGATCCGGAAGCCAACCTGCCGTGGTGGCGTCAGCGTCAGAACATCGAACTGGCCAAGCAAGTCGGCAAGTGGGCGCTTATCGGCCTGATCGGTCTGTATCTGTGGTTCGGTGTGATTCGTCCGGCCATTCGCAAGCACCTGACACCGCCCCCGCCGGCCGAACCGTCGCTGGCGAGTGCAGGGGGCGCTGCCGGCGCCGCCGCAGGTACCGAGGGCGCCGAAGGCGAAGATGCCGACGGCGAAGCCGGCAAGCGAGGCGAACTGAGCGCCTACGAACGTAATTTGCAGTACGCACGCCAAGTGGCGCGACAGGATCCGAAGATCGTGGCAACGGTAGTCAAAGCATGGGTGGGTGGTGGCGATGAGCGCGGCTGAGGGACTCCAACGCAGCGCCATCCTCCTGATGTCGCTGGGCGAAGACGAAGCGGCCGAGGTCTTCAAGTACCTCGCGCCACGCGAAGTGCAGAAGCTCGGCGCGGCCATGGCCTCGCTGCGGCAAGTCACGCGCGACCAGATCGCCGACGTGCTGCAGGACTTCGTGCTCGAAGCCGAACAGCACTCGGCGCTCTCGCTCGATTCGTCCGAATACATCCGCTCGGTACTCAACAAGGCGCTGGGCAACGACAAGGCCGCCGGCCTGATCGAGCGCATTCTGCAGGGCGGCGACACCAGCGGCATCGAGGGCCTGAAG harbors:
- a CDS encoding flagellar hook-length control protein FliK, producing the protein MAGLDSVLATTLARRLDSLLGIGQGVASTTAPTAIAGSQPAGDATAALGDLATRTSPTAAAPGNATPQSAARTPTPIQQATLSAAARTIDTILRIAPESPGPVQASAPVWPAAPGTGAPALAPLVAAALKEALSTSGLFYESHLSQWASGSRSFEQLQAEPQLRWPASANLAAQLRAAGADATLPGPGPLARLLGPAGGEAALATGWPTLTPSALAASTLPTATPTPSAAPTAQSGTPAQLGTTDGADGGLRASANLPNTANALAHAASVAHTTSNVLPSGHDGGDGSLAAGGTATAAQPHGAAAAMAAVANTPAESVTLVRQQLDMLVNPQFQWNGMAWPGAPMEWQVEERPGQPAPGEAAAPTTWHTHLRLTLPSLGTVDVTLGLSGQQLQARLLADSTDATQALSNEGEDLRQRLAAVGLIASQLSFGALGSLDEGGAFAGAAPMPQVGSEGALNSPSSDTETAELPAPVNGPTPTTGGDA
- a CDS encoding EscU/YscU/HrcU family type III secretion system export apparatus switch protein, translating into MTLPPERRTAVALAYGAKDSAPRVVAKGYGLLAETIVRTAREHGLYVHESPELVSLLMQVDLDQRIPAQLYQAVAELLAWLYKLEAGRGGNPPPLPPGIVAPEAPTDAAGPATPPSPTPSA
- a CDS encoding ATP-binding protein; this translates as MDGKLSPFNPGAGTVPPVLSGRNDTREEVRICIDRLLNGRHANGQLLVGLRGVGKTVLLERLLYDAEQQGAITVHLEAPEVKSLPASIAPAIRIALLRINQVQMAKDAVVRGLRALSGFVAGLRVKYGDIEVGLDYPPEPGLADCGDLELDLCTLLVEAGRAARLARTALVIFIDEFQGMPQQQLSSLLYALHRCTQHQLPIMLVAAGLPPLIKKVGDAKSYAERMFEIHDIGPLADIDARNAIAIPAEREGVLISSDALDEIVAQTGAYPYFLQQWGKLAWRAANESPITYEHVRQISTSAIEALDKNFYRLRFQRLTFLERRYLRVMAEIGAGPHDVNTVAKQFGEPAEVTEPIREALVAKGMLHESLIGETEFSVPRFHEFLKRIMPELTPADAA
- a CDS encoding ISL3 family transposase, producing the protein MLDRKALEALGCWTGYRVERVEWPSQDSRTLSLYLKPLSRVMLCEQCGKRCSQIHETTVRRVRDLPLFEYRVVLHVPRRRLWCEHCGGPRLEKLDWLGRYQRVTARFAKACEILLKSTNVQAVAAFYGLDWHTVKAIDKASLRASIAEPDWTQVRYLAMDEFALHKGHRYATVVVEPLSRQVLWIGNGRSRETARAFFDQLPEGVAEHIEAVAIDMTTAYELEIKANCPQAEIVYDLFHVVAKYGREVIDRVRVDQANRLRDDRPARKVLKSSRWLLLRNQKNLRPEQSVHLSELLQANQPLLCVYLLRDELKRLWFYRKPAWAQKAWEQWITQANDSGIAALKLFAQRLQGYWHGILARCRHPLNTSVVEGINNTIKVIKRRAYGYRDEEYFFLKIRAAFPGNPR
- the fliE gene encoding flagellar hook-basal body complex protein FliE → MAIPGIESVLQKLGGVAAQAAGSIIGTTSAGAGAMSKTGGFAAELEASLKRVSASQNGAEAQARAFEMGEPGVALNDVMVDLQKANIGFQMSVQVRNKLVSAYTTVMNMQV
- the fliF gene encoding flagellar basal-body MS-ring/collar protein FliF, which produces MNAATQTADVAAKPPLLAQLRSRERLPLLIGGAAIVALLIAVFLWSRAPDYKVLYSNLGDRDGGAIITSLQQMNVPYKFAEGGGAILVPAEQVHDVRLRLASQGLPKGGLVGFELMDNQKFGISQFAEQVNYQRALEGELARSVESLSAVQAARVHLAIPKPSVFVREQQKPSASVLVTLYPGRVLDDAQVSAIVHMVASSVPELPVKNVTVLDQNGNLLSAQSGNALGLDASQLKYVRELEQSYARRIEAILNPIVGPGNVHAQVTADVDFNQVEQTSENYKPNAGEQAVRSQQSSEASQIGANAAGGVPGALSNQPPGQATAPITQQQQFAQQGAATPGAASAPQGPRSDRKDATVNYEVDRTIRHVQQATGGLKRLSAAIVVNYRPGTDAKGKPAMVALTQAQLDQIQNLSKEAIGFSGQRGDTINIVNSAFTVETDPEANLPWWRQRQNIELAKQVGKWALIGLIGLYLWFGVIRPAIRKHLTPPPPAEPSLASAGGAAGAAAGTEGAEGEDADGEAGKRGELSAYERNLQYARQVARQDPKIVATVVKAWVGGGDERG